A single window of Syntrophotalea acetylenica DNA harbors:
- a CDS encoding response regulator: MVQSHEKVLVVDDEENARIALRAILQEEGYEVDSVANGYEALEFLRQHKVNVVISDLRMPEMNGLSFLRELNRHYPSTRVIMVTAYGGVESYLEAIQLGAFEYIHKPVKVDELKNIMHKMLAENRSARAN; encoded by the coding sequence CTGGTGCAGAGTCATGAGAAGGTTCTGGTCGTGGATGATGAGGAAAATGCCCGGATCGCCTTGCGCGCCATTCTGCAGGAAGAAGGATACGAGGTTGACAGTGTCGCCAATGGCTATGAAGCTCTGGAATTTCTTCGTCAGCATAAGGTCAATGTGGTCATCAGCGATTTGAGGATGCCCGAAATGAATGGTCTGTCCTTCCTTCGTGAACTGAATCGCCACTACCCCAGCACGCGGGTGATCATGGTGACAGCCTACGGCGGTGTCGAATCGTATCTCGAGGCGATTCAGCTGGGCGCATTTGAATACATTCATAAGCCGGTCAAGGTCGATGAGCTGAAAAACATCATGCACAAGATGCTGGCGGAGAACCGATCGGCCAGAGCGAACTGA
- a CDS encoding purine-nucleoside phosphorylase has protein sequence MHHEENLASAVAAVHSGFGDEPLDLAIILGSGLGAAAEHVAVTGLWDYRDFDCFPRGAVAGHAGRLVAGTLHGRRVLLFQGRFHLYQGFSAWQSAMPVRLAHALGCRRLLLTNAVGGIHSDLQPGRFMFVQDHINLSGDNPLRGMPGDIFIDLCHLYRGDLYPDLHQQALARGMTLYQGVLAAVAGPSYETPAEVRALGRLGADAVSMSLVAEAIMAGYFGMELVGLSFVTNRAAGLATRTLRHDDVLAVGQTGVRQLAVLLELLCRLWWR, from the coding sequence ATGCACCATGAGGAAAACCTTGCTTCCGCGGTTGCGGCGGTGCATTCCGGTTTCGGGGACGAACCGCTTGACCTGGCCATCATTTTGGGGTCGGGCCTTGGCGCGGCAGCGGAGCATGTGGCCGTAACAGGCCTGTGGGATTACCGGGACTTCGATTGTTTTCCCCGCGGTGCCGTAGCCGGACATGCCGGGCGGCTGGTTGCCGGGACCCTGCATGGACGCAGAGTGCTGCTATTTCAGGGGCGTTTCCACCTTTACCAGGGTTTTTCAGCCTGGCAGTCGGCCATGCCTGTAAGGCTTGCTCATGCTCTGGGCTGCCGGCGCCTGCTCTTGACCAATGCCGTTGGCGGCATCCATTCTGACCTGCAGCCCGGCCGCTTCATGTTTGTCCAGGACCATATCAACCTGTCGGGAGACAATCCTCTTCGAGGGATGCCGGGCGATATCTTTATCGATCTCTGCCACCTCTACCGCGGTGATCTTTATCCGGATCTGCACCAGCAGGCCCTGGCGCGGGGCATGACTCTTTACCAGGGGGTGCTGGCAGCCGTAGCCGGGCCGAGTTACGAGACCCCGGCCGAAGTGCGCGCTCTGGGACGACTGGGTGCCGATGCCGTTTCCATGTCGCTGGTGGCGGAGGCCATCATGGCCGGTTATTTCGGCATGGAACTCGTCGGATTGAGTTTCGTAACCAACCGGGCGGCGGGGCTGGCAACCAGAACCCTTCGACATGACGATGTTCTTGCTGTTGGTCAAACGGGCGTCCGACAGCTTGCGGTTTTGCTTGAACTGCTGTGCCGGTTGTGGTGGCGATGA
- a CDS encoding helix-turn-helix domain-containing protein, with amino-acid sequence MDETTQKTVSAEMPAFPDFGTQLRMAREARGLTLHAMAEQSRIRQTYLQAFENGDLEKLPPAPYAVGFLRQYAVLLQLDPAPLVAAYRQVRPASQADDGPSEPDALLSDRRFRYRGTGRFWWYLAIGALLSVVIGLLIIGIAGKFAPKVEKSDGAEASIEETADEASGQTSTNVSVPAAPVVAGPVPAQPLISPSRAELALDSRMITFPLADGGSIFRLAAKGAGWLEIEADQRPLQSYDMQDGTLVEWTIRESAIIRLDIAGGMQAWVDGREVSLPGACTVVFARLSATADAPSPTAGSADVEGMSDAP; translated from the coding sequence ATGGATGAAACCACTCAGAAAACTGTTTCCGCTGAAATGCCCGCCTTTCCGGACTTTGGCACGCAGTTGCGCATGGCGCGCGAGGCCCGCGGCCTGACCTTGCATGCGATGGCGGAGCAGAGCCGCATCCGCCAGACTTATCTGCAAGCATTTGAAAACGGCGACTTGGAGAAATTGCCCCCAGCTCCCTATGCGGTTGGCTTTTTGAGACAGTATGCGGTGTTGCTGCAGCTCGACCCTGCGCCGCTGGTCGCTGCCTACCGGCAGGTTCGTCCGGCTTCACAGGCGGATGACGGTCCATCCGAGCCGGATGCTTTGCTCTCGGACCGACGTTTCAGATACCGCGGCACAGGCCGGTTCTGGTGGTATCTTGCGATCGGCGCGCTGCTTTCGGTGGTTATCGGATTGCTGATTATCGGCATCGCCGGCAAGTTTGCTCCAAAAGTCGAGAAATCCGACGGCGCAGAAGCTTCCATTGAAGAAACTGCCGATGAGGCAAGCGGCCAGACCAGCACAAATGTTTCCGTACCGGCCGCGCCGGTTGTTGCCGGCCCCGTGCCGGCCCAACCCCTGATCAGCCCATCCCGCGCAGAGCTGGCCCTGGATTCGCGGATGATCACTTTTCCCCTGGCCGATGGCGGCAGCATTTTCCGCCTGGCCGCGAAGGGCGCCGGATGGTTGGAGATCGAAGCCGATCAACGGCCCCTGCAAAGCTACGATATGCAGGATGGCACTCTTGTCGAGTGGACGATCCGCGAGTCTGCCATCATTCGGCTCGACATTGCCGGTGGCATGCAGGCCTGGGTCGATGGTCGTGAAGTATCTCTGCCAGGCGCATGTACAGTGGTTTTCGCGCGATTGTCGGCTACGGCCGATGCCCCTTCACCGACGGCTGGTTCCGCGGACGTTGAAGGCATGAGCGATGCACCATGA
- a CDS encoding tetratricopeptide repeat protein, producing the protein MRISGKIKFLKWCLLILPLLASGCAPAGGKGLSMSDNAQVQYTLGVAELKNNNPTSALASFLEAEKLDRRNPDIQEGLAQAYHRKKAYAEAEKHYLNAIRMRPDEPRFHNNIGTLYLDMQRPDEALTYLEKAVNNLLFPSPEIPLTGIGIARFLKSDYLGAVSAYREALGKNPQYVEAYLRLGEVLSVLGQVDRALVEYRKALVLSPQYGRLHFLMGLAFMKNGDMQKARQSFTRVTELIPESELGLRAGDYLDMLQ; encoded by the coding sequence GTGCGTATATCTGGAAAAATCAAGTTTCTGAAATGGTGCCTGCTGATACTGCCGTTGCTGGCAAGCGGCTGCGCGCCTGCCGGCGGCAAGGGTTTGAGTATGTCCGACAATGCGCAGGTACAGTACACTCTCGGCGTGGCCGAGCTGAAAAACAACAACCCGACCTCGGCGTTGGCCAGTTTTCTGGAAGCGGAAAAACTGGACAGGCGAAATCCCGATATCCAGGAAGGACTGGCCCAGGCCTATCACCGGAAAAAAGCTTATGCCGAAGCGGAAAAACATTACCTGAACGCCATTCGGATGCGACCGGATGAACCACGGTTTCATAACAATATCGGCACCTTGTATCTGGATATGCAACGACCGGACGAGGCTCTGACGTACCTGGAAAAGGCAGTGAACAATCTGTTGTTCCCCAGCCCGGAGATCCCCCTGACGGGGATCGGCATCGCGCGCTTTCTTAAAAGCGATTATCTGGGAGCGGTGTCGGCCTACCGGGAAGCCCTGGGCAAGAATCCGCAGTATGTTGAAGCCTACCTGCGTCTTGGAGAGGTACTGAGCGTGTTGGGACAGGTGGACCGGGCGTTGGTTGAGTATCGCAAGGCGCTGGTTTTGTCTCCGCAATACGGCCGCCTGCACTTTCTTATGGGACTGGCTTTTATGAAAAACGGCGATATGCAAAAGGCCCGGCAATCTTTTACCAGAGTGACGGAACTGATTCCCGAGTCTGAACTGGGGCTGCGCGCCGGTGATTATCTCGATATGCTGCAGTGA
- the mtnP gene encoding S-methyl-5'-thioadenosine phosphorylase, with amino-acid sequence MKQTIIGVIGGSGLYDMEGLSDLREVAVSTPFGKPSDVFVVGELQDVQLVFLPRHGRGHRLMPSEVPYRANIHGMKQLGVERIISVSAVGSMQEHIAPGHIVVPDQFFDRTQGRRVSSFFGEGIVGHVQFADPVCRDLSRTLAEAGRKAGATVHEGGTYLCIEGPNFSTRAESKIYRSWGVDIIGMTNIPEARLAREAEICYGTIALATDYDCWHEGHDDVSVDAVVAMVRQNVAMARLIIRHAAEILATSHDRACACKEALRYAIMNDPAVIPPATRARLELLLGKYLQ; translated from the coding sequence ATGAAGCAGACCATCATAGGGGTTATCGGCGGCAGTGGTCTTTACGATATGGAAGGGCTCAGCGACCTTCGCGAAGTTGCGGTTTCCACGCCTTTTGGTAAACCATCCGATGTATTTGTAGTCGGTGAACTGCAAGACGTGCAGCTGGTTTTTCTGCCGCGTCACGGCCGTGGCCATCGCCTGATGCCCTCGGAAGTGCCCTATCGCGCCAACATCCATGGCATGAAGCAGCTCGGAGTCGAGCGCATCATTTCCGTGTCGGCAGTCGGCAGCATGCAAGAGCACATAGCGCCGGGGCATATCGTCGTTCCTGACCAGTTTTTCGACCGCACCCAGGGCCGGCGCGTTTCCTCTTTTTTCGGAGAAGGCATTGTCGGGCATGTGCAATTTGCCGATCCGGTATGCCGCGACCTTTCCCGAACCCTGGCGGAAGCGGGCCGCAAAGCCGGTGCCACGGTACATGAGGGGGGCACCTACCTCTGTATCGAGGGCCCCAATTTTTCCACCCGCGCCGAATCGAAGATTTATCGCAGCTGGGGTGTGGATATTATCGGCATGACCAACATTCCTGAAGCGCGACTGGCGCGCGAAGCCGAGATCTGTTACGGTACCATCGCCCTGGCAACCGATTACGACTGTTGGCACGAAGGGCACGACGATGTTTCCGTTGATGCGGTGGTGGCCATGGTAAGGCAGAATGTCGCCATGGCACGTCTTATCATTCGCCACGCGGCGGAAATTCTGGCCACCAGTCACGATAGGGCCTGCGCCTGCAAAGAAGCGTTGCGTTACGCCATCATGAACGATCCCGCAGTGATCCCGCCGGCGACGCGCGCCAGGCTCGAACTGCTGCTTGGCAAATATCTCCAATAA
- the rlmN gene encoding 23S rRNA (adenine(2503)-C(2))-methyltransferase RlmN produces the protein MNNASLIDLKNLTLEELTEFLAGMGKERFRARQIMRWMYGRLAQDFEAMSDLSKELRSQLSQRARISHLVPETVEESQDGTRKYLFRLEDGETVETVRIPMEDHRCTLCISTQVGCAMGCVFCHTGSFGLVRHLAPAEIVNQVCAAMAEAPVNNIVLMGMGEPLHNLDNVVKALQILYTPEGFDFSPRKVTLSTAGLVPEMLELGRRIRVNLAVSLNATTDEVRNRLMPINRRYPLAELMKACREYPLQPRQRITFEYILIRDTNDSEQDARRLVKLLHGIKAKVNLIPYNEHPASPFKAPAEESVSRFQGYLLDRGMVAVRRASKGQDIAAACGQLKGKLTAAQSRQSSVDSSSPEHSSKRGNR, from the coding sequence ATGAACAACGCTTCCCTGATTGATCTGAAGAATCTCACCCTTGAGGAACTGACAGAATTTCTTGCCGGCATGGGCAAGGAGCGTTTCCGTGCCCGCCAAATCATGCGCTGGATGTATGGCCGTCTGGCTCAGGATTTCGAGGCCATGAGCGATCTGTCCAAAGAGTTGCGGTCCCAGTTGAGCCAGCGTGCGCGTATATCGCATCTGGTGCCCGAAACCGTTGAAGAAAGCCAGGACGGCACCCGAAAATATCTGTTTCGCCTGGAAGATGGCGAAACCGTCGAAACGGTGCGTATTCCCATGGAGGATCATCGCTGCACACTGTGCATTTCGACGCAGGTGGGATGTGCCATGGGCTGCGTATTTTGTCACACCGGCAGCTTCGGGCTGGTGCGCCATCTCGCGCCGGCGGAAATCGTCAATCAGGTGTGTGCCGCCATGGCCGAAGCTCCTGTCAACAACATCGTGCTCATGGGAATGGGTGAACCACTGCATAACCTCGACAATGTCGTCAAAGCCCTACAGATCCTCTATACCCCCGAAGGGTTTGATTTCAGTCCCAGAAAAGTCACCTTGTCGACAGCCGGCCTGGTGCCCGAAATGCTGGAGCTGGGACGCCGTATTCGCGTCAATCTGGCGGTGTCGCTCAATGCTACCACCGACGAGGTGCGCAACCGTCTGATGCCGATAAACCGCCGCTATCCTCTCGCTGAACTGATGAAGGCCTGTCGGGAATATCCTCTGCAGCCCAGGCAACGCATCACCTTTGAATATATTCTCATCCGGGACACCAACGATTCGGAGCAGGATGCCCGCCGACTGGTAAAGCTTTTGCATGGTATAAAGGCCAAGGTCAACCTCATTCCTTATAACGAGCATCCTGCGTCTCCCTTCAAGGCGCCCGCGGAGGAGTCTGTTTCCCGGTTCCAGGGGTATCTGCTGGACCGCGGTATGGTGGCGGTGCGCCGGGCCAGCAAGGGGCAGGATATCGCCGCAGCCTGCGGCCAGCTCAAGGGAAAACTGACGGCGGCACAATCGCGGCAATCCAGCGTTGATTCGTCATCGCCGGAGCATTCCTCAAAGAGAGGTAACAGATGA
- the ndk gene encoding nucleoside-diphosphate kinase: MERTLAIIKPDAFAAGHAGHILARIYEEDFQVVGLKKLHLSEQQAAGFYHVHADKPFFDDLKGFMSSGPCIVMVLEAEAAIRRWRDLMGATNPTTAPAGTLRNQFGTSLGRNAVHGSDAPETALFEVGYFFSGMELL, encoded by the coding sequence ATGGAAAGAACCCTGGCTATCATCAAACCCGATGCCTTTGCCGCCGGTCACGCCGGACATATTCTTGCGCGAATTTACGAGGAGGATTTTCAGGTTGTCGGCCTGAAAAAACTGCATCTCTCCGAGCAGCAGGCTGCCGGGTTTTACCACGTGCATGCCGATAAGCCTTTTTTTGACGATCTGAAAGGATTCATGAGCAGCGGACCCTGCATTGTCATGGTGCTGGAAGCCGAGGCTGCGATTCGCAGATGGCGGGATCTGATGGGGGCTACAAACCCCACCACAGCTCCTGCCGGGACGCTGCGCAACCAGTTTGGAACTTCGCTCGGGCGCAATGCGGTGCATGGTTCCGATGCGCCGGAAACCGCCCTCTTCGAGGTTGGCTATTTCTTTTCCGGCATGGAACTGCTGTAG
- the hisG gene encoding ATP phosphoribosyltransferase, translating into MSRLLKLGIPKGSLEQATVDLFRKAGWDIRIASRNYFPAIDDDEISCSLIRSQEMSKYVERGTIDVGIAGRDWVVENDSDVEIISDLVYSKVSRRPARWVLVVTNDSPVRKLEDLGGKTISTELVGFTRRYFADRGIDVNVEFSWGATEAKVVEGLCDAIVEVTETGSTIRANNLRIVETLMESTPVILANRQSWQDPWKRCKIEQLHTLLEAALRAEKMVGLKMNVPHDRVEDIIRILPSLNRPTVANLYRSEWVSVETVLHEKEVRCIIPELVRLGAQGVIEYPLTKII; encoded by the coding sequence ATGAGCCGGCTACTTAAACTGGGCATCCCCAAAGGCAGCCTGGAGCAGGCTACCGTCGATCTTTTTCGCAAGGCCGGATGGGATATCCGCATTGCCTCCCGCAATTATTTTCCTGCAATCGACGACGATGAAATCAGTTGCAGCCTGATCCGCAGCCAGGAAATGAGTAAATATGTGGAGCGGGGCACCATCGACGTCGGCATCGCCGGGAGGGACTGGGTCGTGGAGAACGACTCGGATGTCGAAATCATCAGCGACCTGGTGTATTCCAAGGTTTCCCGACGCCCGGCCCGCTGGGTACTGGTGGTGACGAACGACTCGCCGGTACGGAAACTGGAGGATCTCGGGGGGAAGACCATTTCCACCGAGTTGGTCGGCTTTACCCGACGCTATTTCGCCGACAGGGGCATCGACGTTAATGTAGAGTTTTCCTGGGGGGCTACCGAGGCCAAGGTCGTCGAGGGTTTGTGCGATGCCATCGTCGAGGTAACCGAAACCGGTTCGACCATCCGGGCCAACAATCTGCGGATTGTTGAAACGCTCATGGAGTCGACGCCTGTGATACTGGCCAACAGGCAATCCTGGCAGGATCCCTGGAAGCGCTGCAAGATCGAGCAGTTGCATACCCTGCTAGAGGCCGCCTTGCGTGCTGAAAAGATGGTGGGCCTGAAAATGAATGTTCCCCACGATCGGGTGGAAGACATCATCCGTATTCTGCCGAGCCTCAATCGGCCCACGGTGGCCAATCTTTATCGTTCGGAATGGGTTTCTGTTGAAACGGTCCTGCACGAAAAAGAAGTGCGGTGCATCATTCCCGAACTCGTCAGGCTGGGTGCTCAGGGGGTTATCGAATATCCCTTGACAAAGATTATCTGA
- the hisI gene encoding phosphoribosyl-AMP cyclohydrolase: protein MIKIDFEKMGGLVPAIIQDYQTNEVLMVAFLDEKALNLTLETGKTWFFSRSRNKYWMKGEQSGNTQEVREVFTDCDADALVIKVKQNGGAACHTGNRSCFYVHWENGAWVEHSEPLFDPDEVYKK from the coding sequence ATGATCAAGATCGACTTTGAAAAGATGGGCGGCCTGGTGCCGGCCATTATTCAGGACTATCAGACCAACGAGGTTCTGATGGTGGCATTTCTGGATGAGAAAGCCCTCAATCTGACCCTGGAAACCGGCAAGACATGGTTTTTCAGTCGCAGTCGCAACAAGTACTGGATGAAAGGCGAACAATCCGGAAATACCCAGGAAGTCAGGGAAGTTTTTACCGATTGCGATGCCGATGCTTTGGTCATCAAGGTCAAGCAGAACGGTGGTGCCGCCTGCCATACCGGCAACCGCAGCTGTTTTTATGTCCACTGGGAAAACGGAGCATGGGTGGAGCACTCCGAACCGCTGTTCGACCCCGATGAAGTCTACAAAAAATGA
- a CDS encoding PAS domain S-box protein, translating to MDSNFHQNLSLHKFQALSQAFDGVVYELHHPGGKLDWSDQCSRLFGFSRDEMGSDLQSWAARIHPQDRGDALQAMYRILRSDQPVRIEYRVCHRQGHYLWVRDYSYICGRGADGSCHIIGFLQNIDESRQRQKDLELARRAIDSSINGIAFTDMGGLLTYVNQSFIDLVGYQHPEELLGRQVGSLWKNPKKARVVLRSLQKFGDWSGEVAAVRPDGQPAYFEVSAHVVENPEGEAHCYMASFVDVTEHKQAVQEVLESEEKYRLLFSSSSDAIVIFESASYRILDVNRAALDLYGYTREEFLSLDMLDLGEEIEQSRFRMQQVISGDLRHFPQVRHRRKNGDALDIEVSIGCFNWKKHRVFAAFLRDVSDRNRIEQLKDDMLSAVSHEMRTPLTAILGFTDYLLKSEEVLAGQKDFLQIIHQQSERLKDLVENHLNLQRLRAGCGVGSIHPVEVFPLLHGAVSMFSSDRGRDRIHIQCNQALPAVRGDENQLYRALYNLLSNAIKYSLDNEAIVVGAYGEVDGVVLYVKDQGVGIPAEHQESIFDRFFRVPSDYHTMRGTGLGLSLVREIVKAHNGRVWLESKPGCGSCFYMKLPLYR from the coding sequence ATGGACAGCAATTTCCATCAGAATCTTTCATTGCATAAATTTCAGGCCCTGTCCCAGGCTTTCGACGGCGTTGTCTATGAATTGCACCACCCGGGGGGCAAGCTTGACTGGTCCGATCAATGCAGCCGGCTGTTCGGTTTTTCGCGGGATGAAATGGGCAGCGACCTGCAAAGCTGGGCGGCTCGCATCCACCCGCAGGATCGTGGCGATGCCCTGCAGGCAATGTACCGCATTCTGCGTTCGGACCAACCGGTGCGGATTGAATACCGCGTATGCCATCGGCAAGGACACTACCTTTGGGTCCGGGATTACAGCTATATCTGCGGCCGGGGGGCGGACGGTTCCTGTCACATCATTGGTTTTCTGCAGAATATTGACGAAAGCCGGCAGCGTCAAAAGGACCTCGAACTGGCCCGGCGCGCCATAGACTCTTCCATCAACGGCATTGCCTTCACCGATATGGGAGGGTTGCTGACTTATGTCAATCAATCCTTTATCGACCTTGTGGGATATCAACACCCCGAGGAGCTGCTCGGCCGCCAGGTTGGAAGCCTTTGGAAAAACCCCAAAAAAGCTCGGGTAGTGTTGCGGAGTTTACAGAAATTCGGGGACTGGAGTGGCGAGGTTGCGGCGGTTCGACCCGATGGGCAGCCGGCTTATTTTGAGGTCTCGGCGCATGTTGTGGAAAATCCCGAAGGCGAGGCGCATTGCTACATGGCTTCGTTTGTCGACGTGACCGAACATAAGCAGGCTGTGCAGGAAGTGCTGGAATCCGAAGAAAAATACCGGCTTTTGTTTTCTTCTTCTTCGGATGCGATCGTGATTTTCGAGTCGGCATCCTATCGTATTCTCGATGTCAACCGGGCGGCGCTCGATCTCTATGGCTATACGCGGGAAGAGTTTTTGTCTCTCGACATGCTGGATCTCGGCGAAGAGATCGAGCAGAGCCGGTTTCGCATGCAGCAGGTCATATCCGGCGACCTTCGACATTTTCCGCAGGTCAGGCATCGCCGGAAAAATGGCGATGCTTTGGATATCGAGGTGTCCATCGGATGCTTCAACTGGAAAAAACACCGGGTGTTTGCCGCCTTTTTGCGGGATGTCAGCGATCGCAACCGTATCGAGCAGCTCAAGGACGATATGCTGTCGGCGGTCAGTCACGAAATGCGCACGCCCCTGACGGCGATTCTGGGGTTCACCGACTATCTCCTCAAGTCGGAGGAAGTTCTGGCGGGGCAAAAAGATTTCCTGCAAATCATCCATCAGCAAAGTGAACGCCTCAAGGATCTGGTGGAAAATCATCTCAACCTCCAGCGTCTCAGAGCCGGCTGCGGCGTCGGTTCCATTCACCCCGTCGAGGTTTTTCCCCTGCTGCACGGAGCTGTGAGCATGTTTTCCTCCGATCGCGGCCGGGATCGCATACATATTCAGTGCAATCAGGCTTTGCCCGCCGTCCGGGGCGATGAAAACCAGCTGTACCGCGCGCTGTACAACCTGCTGTCCAATGCCATCAAGTATTCTCTCGACAATGAAGCGATTGTTGTGGGTGCCTATGGGGAGGTCGACGGCGTTGTGCTTTATGTGAAGGACCAGGGGGTAGGAATCCCCGCCGAACACCAGGAGTCGATTTTCGATCGTTTTTTTCGTGTGCCGTCCGATTATCACACCATGAGAGGTACCGGTCTCGGGCTATCTCTGGTGCGGGAAATCGTCAAGGCCCACAACGGTCGGGTCTGGCTTGAGAGCAAACCTGGCTGCGGGAGCTGTTTCTATATGAAGTTGCCCCTGTACCGTTGA
- a CDS encoding L,D-transpeptidase family protein, which yields MTLYLITVTILTCTPAYAWYPPYPTQSRLPGTSADPVIGQNQLYKVRAGDTLVELAPKAGLGFLALLRANPGADPWLLPTGGTVLLPYAFLLPPGIQPGITVNLAEMRLYYLWRETHGTHVRVYPVGIGRSGWDTPEGKFEITRKIVDPAWNPPASLRRENPQLPSRIPPGADNPLGEYWLGLSRDGYGIHGTNKPYGVGRRISHGCLRLYPADIRDLFARVETGTAVYIINRPLKFAHRDNRLFMEVHRPQEADSEALYREALEQVARMPWRGTINLEAIRREIALGRGVPTLVGGE from the coding sequence ATGACGTTATATCTGATCACCGTGACTATTCTGACCTGTACCCCGGCTTACGCCTGGTATCCGCCTTATCCCACGCAGAGCCGACTACCCGGCACGTCTGCCGATCCGGTTATCGGCCAGAACCAGCTTTACAAGGTGCGTGCCGGAGACACCCTGGTCGAACTGGCCCCAAAGGCGGGCCTGGGTTTTCTTGCCCTGCTCCGTGCCAACCCCGGCGCCGACCCCTGGCTGCTTCCGACAGGAGGAACCGTCCTTTTGCCCTATGCCTTTTTGCTGCCGCCAGGTATTCAACCCGGAATAACCGTCAACCTGGCCGAAATGCGCCTGTACTACCTGTGGCGGGAAACGCATGGCACGCACGTGCGGGTATATCCTGTCGGCATCGGCAGATCCGGATGGGATACCCCCGAAGGGAAATTTGAAATCACCCGGAAAATCGTTGACCCGGCATGGAATCCGCCCGCCTCCCTGCGCCGTGAAAACCCTCAGCTGCCGTCGCGCATCCCTCCCGGAGCTGACAATCCCCTGGGAGAATACTGGCTCGGTCTTTCAAGGGACGGTTATGGTATCCACGGCACCAACAAACCCTATGGAGTTGGACGGCGCATCAGTCACGGATGCCTGCGCCTTTACCCTGCGGATATCCGGGACCTGTTTGCACGTGTCGAGACGGGCACCGCCGTGTATATCATCAACCGTCCCCTCAAGTTCGCACACCGGGACAACCGCCTGTTCATGGAAGTTCACCGCCCGCAGGAGGCGGACAGCGAGGCCTTGTATAGGGAGGCTCTCGAACAGGTAGCCCGAATGCCCTGGCGAGGCACGATAAATCTGGAGGCCATTCGGCGGGAAATTGCGCTGGGACGGGGCGTGCCGACCCTGGTGGGCGGGGAATAA
- a CDS encoding lipocalin family protein: MLRNIIIVLIAMTVAGCRFPTDSPRVVANVDLHRYVGTWYEIARYPNRFQKGCSHVTATYRMLDDGHLEVVNRCRRDDREQAVAEITGRARAAGDSGDGKLKVTFFWPFYGHYWIIDLAEDYSWAVVGHPRRKYLWILARQPYLAGEVLEQLLRRLEGQGYDASRLIFTDQGTSSGPFDKHR; this comes from the coding sequence ATGCTGCGAAATATCATCATAGTGTTAATTGCCATGACTGTGGCCGGATGCAGATTTCCAACGGATTCTCCCCGTGTCGTCGCCAATGTGGACCTGCATCGCTACGTCGGAACCTGGTACGAAATAGCCCGTTATCCCAATCGTTTCCAAAAGGGCTGCAGTCATGTTACCGCCACCTACAGGATGCTTGACGATGGGCATCTGGAGGTTGTAAATCGCTGCCGGCGCGACGATCGGGAACAGGCGGTGGCTGAAATTACCGGCCGCGCCAGAGCTGCCGGAGACTCGGGTGACGGCAAGCTGAAAGTTACTTTTTTCTGGCCGTTTTATGGACACTACTGGATCATCGACCTGGCTGAAGACTACAGCTGGGCCGTTGTGGGACATCCTCGCCGGAAGTATTTATGGATTCTCGCCCGTCAGCCGTACCTGGCCGGAGAGGTGCTCGAACAACTTCTTCGGCGTCTTGAGGGGCAGGGCTATGATGCCTCGCGCCTGATATTTACCGACCAGGGTACCTCGTCGGGACCGTTTGACAAACACAGGTAG
- a CDS encoding XTP/dITP diphosphatase — protein sequence MELLVATRNQGKLKEIANLLGDAGILVKGLDAFESLPEVIEDGDSFSANARKKAETVARLTGCVTLADDSGLVVEALGGRPGIHSARYAGPAATDADNNRTLLQEMASLRADQRQAAFVCVMALCRPDGTCRFFEGRLEGIILTEGRGSGGFGYDPLFLVPEYGMTLAELPMQIKNRISHRGQALRQLADSLRCFGAPLSA from the coding sequence ATGGAGCTGCTGGTCGCCACGCGTAATCAGGGAAAATTGAAGGAAATCGCGAACCTTCTCGGCGATGCAGGGATCCTTGTCAAAGGACTTGACGCTTTTGAGTCTTTGCCCGAGGTGATAGAAGATGGGGACAGCTTTTCTGCCAATGCCCGGAAAAAAGCCGAAACCGTCGCCCGGTTGACCGGATGTGTTACCCTGGCGGATGATTCAGGGCTGGTGGTCGAGGCGCTTGGCGGGCGGCCGGGCATTCACTCGGCCCGGTATGCCGGGCCTGCCGCGACGGATGCTGACAATAATCGCACATTGCTCCAGGAAATGGCGTCACTTCGCGCCGATCAGCGTCAGGCTGCTTTCGTCTGTGTGATGGCACTGTGCAGGCCTGATGGAACCTGCCGGTTTTTTGAAGGCCGTCTCGAAGGCATCATTCTGACGGAAGGCAGGGGGAGCGGCGGTTTTGGATACGATCCGCTGTTCCTGGTACCCGAATACGGCATGACTCTGGCGGAGTTGCCGATGCAGATTAAAAACCGCATCAGCCATCGCGGGCAGGCCCTCAGGCAACTTGCCGACAGTCTCCGCTGCTTTGGCGCGCCCTTGTCAGCATAG